The Halomonas denitrificans genome window below encodes:
- a CDS encoding S8 family serine peptidase, with product MNRTIQEPIRSVRSGLLAAASLLAIAVAPQALAATIGDSLEDALAEAAAGDRLEVVVSFDGQGPLSADQVSILTDLDLDGVYFQALPMAGVVATPAQIDALDDTEGVRSIWLNERLELTNQDARGLTGVDRMRSDANLRTAMGFPYSGKGVGVMINDSGIDATHPDLMLGEKTVQNVFGTTNLNAVDGMLPITWVENVPDTDIGSGHGTHVAGTTAGTGAASGGDHAGVAPGAHLVGYGSGAVLLLLDTLGAFDYALVNQFRYDLRVINNSWGSPGDTGTPFDPDDPTNIATKMLADRNFVVVFAAGNSGSGEGTIGGNFIKAPWVVSVGAANKNGTLVDFSSRGIRGGGGTVEVDGETFTWSDRPTVTAPGVDILSTMSNTNALADPVTLDYGLMSGTSMAAPHVAGVVALMLEANPSLHWSEVIEILEATATNIPGREGWEVGAGMVNAYAAVAMAAGARADYGLTVNLDRAFNANVQQSRIEGPDFSLFFDPILEPDTETFTVEPGLSTVIASANVSDNTVALVLTDPNGNRYGSSISLPLLGPSIAVTAPAVPGDWTITVRGIGSVSGVALDPLGVTNGTALPGTVEADVDFMRVDGFTGLTDVAGHPAQGFIEFAVANRLADSRAGGTFEPDQSITRAELAEYLTMGAGLRQFRPTDGSDSFVDVLGLDLAAAEAGAVRGGGLKDTTQVQDPIVLTDDNGVFDPSGQVLRAELAYALVQSLGLQAEAAAVEASLGNDPITVEFGGERIALEDDGAVPDGFRGHVQLALDLQLMAARFSLEQGPFDLQPTIKARFAPVDAVSRAGYAFAKVNFLDRYRQAD from the coding sequence ATGAACAGAACCATCCAGGAACCGATCCGCTCGGTGCGGTCCGGCCTGCTCGCGGCCGCATCGCTGCTCGCGATCGCGGTTGCACCGCAGGCCCTTGCCGCAACGATCGGCGACAGCCTCGAGGACGCGCTGGCCGAGGCGGCCGCAGGCGATCGCCTCGAAGTCGTCGTGAGCTTCGACGGCCAGGGGCCGCTGAGCGCGGACCAGGTCTCGATCCTGACCGACCTCGACCTCGACGGTGTCTACTTCCAGGCCCTGCCGATGGCCGGCGTGGTGGCCACGCCGGCGCAGATCGACGCGCTGGACGACACCGAAGGCGTTCGATCGATCTGGCTCAACGAGCGCCTCGAACTGACCAACCAGGACGCTCGCGGCCTGACCGGCGTCGACCGCATGCGGAGCGACGCAAACCTCCGCACCGCCATGGGCTTCCCGTACTCGGGCAAGGGCGTGGGCGTGATGATCAACGACTCGGGCATCGATGCGACCCATCCGGACCTGATGCTCGGCGAGAAGACCGTCCAGAACGTGTTCGGCACGACCAACCTGAACGCGGTCGACGGGATGCTGCCGATCACCTGGGTCGAGAACGTTCCGGACACCGATATCGGCAGTGGGCATGGAACCCACGTGGCCGGCACCACCGCGGGCACCGGAGCCGCTTCGGGCGGCGATCATGCCGGGGTCGCGCCGGGTGCCCACCTGGTCGGCTACGGATCGGGCGCCGTGCTGCTGCTGCTCGACACGCTCGGCGCATTCGATTACGCCCTGGTCAACCAGTTCCGCTACGACCTCCGGGTGATCAACAATTCCTGGGGCAGCCCCGGTGACACCGGGACGCCCTTCGACCCGGACGACCCGACCAACATCGCGACCAAGATGCTGGCCGACCGCAATTTCGTGGTCGTTTTCGCCGCTGGAAACTCCGGTTCCGGCGAGGGCACGATCGGCGGCAACTTCATCAAGGCACCGTGGGTCGTCTCCGTCGGCGCCGCCAACAAGAACGGCACGCTGGTCGACTTCTCCTCCCGCGGCATCCGCGGCGGCGGCGGGACCGTCGAGGTCGATGGCGAGACCTTCACCTGGTCCGATCGCCCGACCGTGACCGCGCCGGGCGTGGACATCCTCTCCACGATGTCCAACACGAACGCGCTGGCCGATCCGGTCACCCTGGACTACGGCCTGATGAGCGGCACGTCGATGGCGGCGCCGCACGTGGCCGGCGTGGTGGCGCTGATGCTCGAGGCGAACCCGAGCCTGCACTGGTCGGAGGTCATCGAGATCCTCGAGGCCACCGCGACCAACATCCCGGGCCGCGAGGGCTGGGAAGTGGGTGCGGGCATGGTCAACGCCTACGCCGCCGTGGCGATGGCCGCCGGTGCACGCGCCGACTACGGCCTGACGGTCAACCTGGACCGCGCGTTCAACGCCAACGTCCAGCAGAGCCGGATCGAAGGTCCGGACTTCTCGCTGTTCTTCGACCCGATCCTGGAGCCGGACACGGAGACCTTCACGGTCGAGCCGGGCCTGTCGACGGTGATCGCCAGCGCGAACGTCTCGGACAACACGGTCGCCCTGGTGCTGACCGACCCGAACGGCAACCGCTACGGTTCGTCGATCTCGCTGCCGCTGCTCGGGCCGTCGATCGCGGTCACGGCGCCGGCGGTGCCGGGCGACTGGACCATCACGGTGCGGGGCATCGGCTCCGTGTCCGGCGTGGCGCTGGATCCGCTGGGCGTGACCAACGGCACCGCGCTGCCGGGCACGGTCGAGGCCGACGTGGACTTCATGCGCGTCGACGGCTTCACCGGCCTGACCGACGTGGCCGGTCATCCGGCGCAGGGCTTCATCGAGTTCGCCGTGGCGAACCGGCTGGCCGACAGCCGCGCCGGCGGCACGTTCGAACCCGATCAGTCGATCACCCGTGCCGAGCTGGCCGAGTACCTGACCATGGGTGCGGGCCTGCGCCAGTTCCGTCCGACCGACGGCAGCGACAGCTTCGTCGACGTGCTGGGCCTGGACCTGGCCGCGGCCGAGGCCGGCGCCGTTCGCGGCGGTGGCCTGAAGGACACCACGCAGGTGCAGGACCCGATCGTGCTGACCGACGACAACGGTGTGTTCGATCCGTCCGGCCAGGTGCTGCGCGCCGAGCTGGCCTATGCGCTGGTCCAGTCGCTGGGCCTGCAGGCCGAGGCGGCGGCCGTCGAGGCGAGCCTGGGCAACGATCCGATCACGGTCGAGTTCGGCGGCGAGCGGATCGCGCTGGAAGACGACGGCGCGGTGCCGGACGGCTTCCGGGGTCACGTGCAGCTGGCGCTGGACCTGCAGCTCATGGCCGCGCGCTTCTCGCTGGAGCAGGGTCCCTTCGACCTGCAGCCGACGATCAAGGCGCGCTTCGCGCCGGTCGACGCGGTCAGCCGCGCCGGCTACGCGTTCGCCAAGGTCAACTTCCTCGATCGGTACCGCCAGGCCGACTGA
- a CDS encoding response regulator transcription factor, with translation MRVLLADDHAIVRDGLKAILEADDLCTVVAEAADGAEAIERAGETPLDLAIVDLSMPRLSGLEVVRRLADTMPHLPILMLTHHHEPEYVLPLVRAGARGYLVKDTPGAELRKAVECIAGGGSLFGPQAAAALARAQRDPNDREVDDPYETLTAREREVMQLVCEGSSTKEVARTLGIGVKTAENHRSRVLQKLDVRNTAELVRYAARRGLID, from the coding sequence ATCCGTGTCCTGCTGGCCGACGATCACGCCATTGTCCGCGACGGCCTTAAGGCCATTCTCGAAGCCGACGACCTGTGCACCGTCGTGGCCGAGGCGGCCGACGGCGCAGAAGCGATCGAGCGTGCCGGAGAGACGCCGCTGGACCTGGCCATCGTCGATCTCAGCATGCCGCGCCTGAGCGGCCTCGAAGTCGTGCGCCGGCTGGCGGACACGATGCCGCACCTGCCGATCCTGATGCTCACCCACCACCACGAGCCGGAATATGTGCTTCCGCTGGTGCGGGCCGGTGCGCGCGGCTACCTGGTCAAGGACACGCCGGGTGCGGAACTGCGCAAGGCAGTCGAGTGCATCGCCGGCGGCGGCAGCCTGTTCGGTCCGCAGGCTGCGGCTGCGCTCGCGCGCGCCCAGCGTGACCCGAACGACCGCGAAGTCGACGACCCCTACGAGACCCTGACCGCGCGCGAACGCGAGGTCATGCAGCTGGTCTGCGAGGGCAGCAGCACCAAGGAAGTCGCCCGGACCCTCGGGATCGGTGTCAAGACCGCCGAGAACCATCGCAGCCGGGTGTTGCAGAAGCTGGACGTGCGGAATACCGCCGAACTGGTCCGGTATGCGGCGCGCCGCGGCCTGATCGACTGA
- a CDS encoding sensor histidine kinase, protein MTYDRRMAPLRNFFAQRRHRRSVEERVDALVRENERLFAELGAVQQEFSRLARSSWKVQEDERRHLASELHDHLGQMLTALVHRLERPDADRPACAELARQALEDTRELSRILRPQVLDDLGLGPALEWLARRAGETAGIEVDVSIESLSAGVDDPDLESLLFRIAQEALNNVVKHARAERVRIALSRSGDRVELRIRDDGVGFAPDRLDADGERGIGLTGMTDRVGLFGGDLTIVSAPGKGTSITASVRLQPSPNLEDPTP, encoded by the coding sequence ATGACTTATGATCGACGCATGGCCCCGCTCCGGAATTTCTTCGCCCAGCGCCGCCATCGGCGCTCCGTGGAGGAGCGCGTCGATGCGCTGGTCCGGGAGAACGAGCGCTTGTTCGCCGAACTGGGCGCCGTGCAGCAGGAGTTCTCGCGGCTCGCGCGGAGCAGCTGGAAGGTGCAGGAAGACGAGCGCCGCCACCTGGCGTCGGAGCTGCACGATCACCTCGGCCAGATGCTGACCGCGCTGGTTCACCGCCTCGAGCGGCCCGACGCCGACCGGCCGGCCTGTGCCGAACTGGCTCGCCAGGCGCTGGAGGACACGCGAGAGCTGTCGCGGATCCTGCGGCCGCAGGTCCTCGACGACCTCGGCCTGGGTCCCGCGCTCGAATGGCTTGCGCGCCGCGCCGGGGAAACGGCGGGCATCGAGGTGGACGTGTCGATCGAATCGCTATCCGCGGGCGTGGACGATCCCGACCTCGAGTCGCTGCTGTTCCGGATCGCCCAGGAAGCTCTGAACAACGTCGTCAAGCACGCGCGCGCCGAACGCGTGCGAATCGCCCTGAGCCGATCCGGCGATCGCGTCGAACTTCGGATTCGCGACGACGGCGTGGGGTTCGCGCCCGATCGGCTCGACGCCGACGGCGAGCGCGGAATCGGCCTGACCGGCATGACCGACCGGGTCGGACTGTTCGGCGGCGATCTGACGATCGTCAGCGCGCCCGGGAAGGGCACGTCGATCACCGCGTCGGTCCGTCTCCAACCTTCGCCGAACCTCGAGGATCCCACCCCGTGA